One genomic region from Chionomys nivalis chromosome 17, mChiNiv1.1, whole genome shotgun sequence encodes:
- the Kcnh3 gene encoding potassium voltage-gated channel subfamily H member 3 isoform X1 — translation MPAMRGLLAPQNTFLDTIATRFDGTHSNFVLGNAQVAGLFPVVYCSDGFCDLTGFSRAEVMQRGCACSFLYGPDTSELVRQQIRKALDEHKEFKAELILYRKSGLPFWCLLDVIPIKNEKGEVALFLVSHKDISDTKTRGGPDNWKERGGGRRRYGRSGSKGFNANRRRSRAVLYHLSGHLQKQPKGKHKLNKGVFGEKPNLPEYKVAAIRKSPFILLHCGALRATWDGFILLATLYVAVTVPYSVCVSTAREPSAARGPPSVCDLAVEVLFILDIVLNFRTTFVSKSGQVVFAPKSICLHYVTTWFLLDVIAALPFDLLHAFKVNVYVGAHLLKTVRLLRLLRLLPRLDRYSQYSAVVLTLLMAVFALLAHWVACVWFYIGQQEIESSESELPEIGWLQELARRLETPYYLVSRTADEGNSSGQNANCSSGSSGEANGTGLELLGGPSLRSAYITSLYFALSSLTSVGFGNVSANTDTEKIFSICTMLIGALMHAVVFGNVTAIIQRMYARRFLYHSRTRDLRDYIRIHRIPKPLKQRMLEYFQATWAVNNGIDTTELLQSLPDELRADIAMHLHKEVLQLPLFEAASRGCLRALSLALRPAFCTPGEYLIHQGDALQALYFVCSGSMEVLKGGTVLAILGKGDLIGCELPQREQVVKANADVKGLTYCVLQCLQLAGLHESLALYPEFAPRFSRGLRGELSYNLGAGGISAEVDTSSLSGDNTLMSTLEEKETDGEQGHTVSPAPADEPSSPLLSPGCTSSSSAAKLLSPRRTVPRPRLGGRGRPSRPGVLKPEAGPSAHPRTLDGLRLPSVPWNVPPDLSPRVVDGIEDGCGSDQHKFSFRVGQSGPECSSSPSPGTESGLLTVPLGPSEARSTDTLDKLRQAVMELSEQVLQMREGLQSLRQAVHLILVPQGEGQCPQVSGEGPCPATASGLLQPLRVDTGASSYCLQPPSGSVLSGTWPHPRPGHPPPLMAPWPWGPPASQSSPWPRATALWTSTSDSEPPGSGDLCSEPSTPASPPPEEEARTGTPAPVSQAEATSTGEPPPGSGSRALPWDPHSLEMVLIGCHGPGTVQWTQEEGTGV, via the exons ATGCCGGCCATGCGGGGGCTCCTGGCGCCACAGAACACCTTTCTGGACACCATCGCCACGCGCTTCGACGGGACGC ACAGTAACTTCGTGCTGGGCAACGCCCAGGTGGCAGGGCTCTTCCCTGTGGTCTACTGCTCGGATGGCTTCTGTGACCTCACGGGCTTCTCCAGGGCTGAGGTCATGCAACGGGGCTGTGCCTGCTCCTTCCTCTATGGGCCAGACACCAGTGAGCTGGTCCGTCAACAGATCCGCAAGGCCCTGGATGAACACAAGGAATTCAAAGCTGAACTGATCCTGTACCGGAAGAGCG GGCTTCCATTCTGGTGTCTCCTGGATGTGATTcctataaaaaatgaaaagggggaggTGGCCCTCTTCCTGGTCTCTCACAAGGACATCAGTGATACCAAGACCCGCGGAGGCCCCGACAACTGGAAGGAAAGAG GTGGTGGCCGGCGCCGATATGGTCGATCAGGAAGCAAAGGCTTTAATGCCAATCGGCGACGAAGCCGAGCCGTTCTCTATCACCTCTCTGGCCACCTGCAGAAGCAGCCTAAGGGCAAGCACAAGCTCAATAAG GGAGTGTTTGGAGAGAAGCCAAATTTGCCTGAATATAAAGTCGCTGCCATCCGGAAGTCGCCCTTCATCCTGCTGCACTGTGGGGCTCTGAGAGCCACCTGGGATGGCTTCATCCTGCTTGCCACACTCTACGTGGCCGTCACTGTGCCCTACAgcgtgtgtgtgagcacagcGCGGGAGCCCAGCGCTGCCCGTGGCCCACCTAGTGTCTGTGACCTGGCCGTGGAGGTTCTCTTCATCCTTG ATATTGTGCTGAATTTTCGTACCACATTTGTGTCCAAGTCAGGCCAGGTGGTATTTGCCCCAAAGTCCATTTGCCTCCACTATGTCACCACCTGGTTCCTGCTAGACGTCATAGCGGCGCTGCCCTTTGACCTACTGCACGCCTTCAAGGTCAACGTG TATGTTGGGGCTCACCTGCTGAAGACCGTGAGGCTGCTGCGCTTGCTGCGCCTGCTGCCGAGACTGGACCGCTACTCACAGTACAGCGCGGTTGTGCTCACCTTGCTCATGGCTGTCTTCGCGCTGCTCGCCCATTGGGTGGCCTGTGTCTGGTTCTACATCGGCCAACAGGAGATTGAGAGCAGCGAATCCGAGCTGCCTGAGATCG gctGGCTACAGGAGCTGGCGCGCAGGCTGGAGACCCCCTACTATCTGGTGAGCCGAACTGCAGATGAAGGGAACAGCTCAGGTCAGAACGCAAACTGTAGCAGCGGCAGCAGCGGCGAAGCCAATGGCACCGGGCTGGAGCTTCTGGGCGGCCCCTCCCTACGCAGCGCCTACATCACCTCCTTGTACTTCGCACTCAGCAGCCTCACCAGCGTGGGCTTTGGCAATGTGTCCGCTAACACGGACACTGAGAAGATATTCTCTATCTGCACCATGCTCATTGGAG CTCTCATGCATGCAGTGGTGTTTGGGAATGTGACGGCCATCATCCAGCGCATGTATGCTCGCCGCTTTCTGTACCACAGCCGCACCCGTGACCTGCGAGACTACATCCGCATCCACCGTATCCCCAAGCCCCTCAAACAGCGTATGCTTGAGTACTTCCAAGCCACCTGGGCTGTGAACAATGGCATCGACACCACTGAG CTGCTGCAGAGCCTCCCGGACGAGCTTCGAGCAGACATTGCCATGCACCTGCACAAGGAGGTCCTGCAGCTGCCGCTGTTTGAGGCAGCGAGCCGCGGCTGCCTGCGGGCGCTGTCCCTGGCACTGAGACCCGCCTTCTGCACACCCGGCGAGTACCTCATTCACCAAGGTGATGCTCTCCAGGCCCTCTACTTTGTCTGCTCGGGTTCCATGGAGGTCCTCAAAGGTGGCACCGTGCTCGCCATTCTAG GGAAGGGTGATCTGATCGGCTGTGAACTACCCCAGCGGGAGCAGGTAGTGAAGGCCAATGCGGATGTGAAGGGGCTGACATACTGTGTCCTGCAGTGTCTGCAGCTGGCTGGGCTGCATGAAAGCCTGGCCCTGTACCCTGAGTTCGCCCCACGCTTTAGCCGTGGCCTCCGCGGGGAGCTCAGCTACAATCTGGGGGCTGGAGGTATCTCTGCCGAG GTAGATACCAGCTCCCTGAGTGGTGACAATACCCTCATGTCCACCCTGGAGGAGAAGGAGACAGACGGGGAACAGGGACACACAGTCTCACCGGCCCCAGCAGACGAGCCCTCGAGTCCTCTGCTGTCACCTGGCtgcacctcctcctcctcagctgcCAAACTGCTGTCCCCACGTCGAACTGTACCCCGACCACGTCTAGGAGGCAGAGGGCGGCCAAGTAGGCCAGGGGTTTTGAAGCCCGAGGCTGGCCCCTCTGCTCATCCAAGGACCCTAGATGGGCTGCGGTTGCCCTCCGTGCCATGGAATGTACCCCCAGACCTGAGTCCCAG GGTCGTAGATGGCATTGAGGATGGCTGTGGCTCTGACCAGCACAAGTTCTCTTTCCGAGTGGGTCAGTCTGGCCCAGAATGTAGCAGCAGCCCCTCTCCAGGAACAG AGAGTGGCCTGCTCACCGTCCCCTTGGGGCCCAGTGAGGCAAGGAGCACAGACACACTGGACAAGCTGCGGCAGGCG GTGATGGAGCTGTCAGAGCAGGTGCTGCAGATGCGAGAGGGACTGCAGTCACTTCGCCAGGCTGTGCACCTCATCCTGGTGCCCCAAGGGGAAGGCCAGTGTCCCCAGGTATCAGGGGAGGGGCCGTGCCCAGCCACTGCCTCTGGGCTGCTACAGCCCCTGCGTGTGGACACTGGGGCATCCTCCTATTGCCTGCAGCCCCCATCAGGCTCTGTCTTGAGTGGGACCTGGCCTCACCCTCGTCCAGGGCACCCCCCTCCCCTCATGGCACCCTGGCCCTGGGGCCCCCCAGCATCTCAGAGCTCCCCTTGGCCTCGAGCCACAGCTTTATGGACCTCCACCTCAGACTCAGAGCCCCCTGGCTCTGGAGACCTCTGCTCGGAGCCAAGCACCCCAGCATCACCCCCTCCTGAGGAAGAGGCTAGGACTGGGACCCCAGCACCTGTGAGCCAGGCTGAGGCTACCAGTACTGGAGAGCCCCCTCCTGGGTCAGGGAGCCGGGCCTTGCCCTGGGATCCCCACAGCCTGGAGATGGTGCTCATTGGCTGCCACGGTCCTGGCACAGTCCAGTGGACCCAGGAAGAAGGCACAGGGGTCTGA
- the Kcnh3 gene encoding potassium voltage-gated channel subfamily H member 3 isoform X2: MQRGCACSFLYGPDTSELVRQQIRKALDEHKEFKAELILYRKSGLPFWCLLDVIPIKNEKGEVALFLVSHKDISDTKTRGGPDNWKERGGGRRRYGRSGSKGFNANRRRSRAVLYHLSGHLQKQPKGKHKLNKGVFGEKPNLPEYKVAAIRKSPFILLHCGALRATWDGFILLATLYVAVTVPYSVCVSTAREPSAARGPPSVCDLAVEVLFILDIVLNFRTTFVSKSGQVVFAPKSICLHYVTTWFLLDVIAALPFDLLHAFKVNVYVGAHLLKTVRLLRLLRLLPRLDRYSQYSAVVLTLLMAVFALLAHWVACVWFYIGQQEIESSESELPEIGWLQELARRLETPYYLVSRTADEGNSSGQNANCSSGSSGEANGTGLELLGGPSLRSAYITSLYFALSSLTSVGFGNVSANTDTEKIFSICTMLIGALMHAVVFGNVTAIIQRMYARRFLYHSRTRDLRDYIRIHRIPKPLKQRMLEYFQATWAVNNGIDTTELLQSLPDELRADIAMHLHKEVLQLPLFEAASRGCLRALSLALRPAFCTPGEYLIHQGDALQALYFVCSGSMEVLKGGTVLAILGKGDLIGCELPQREQVVKANADVKGLTYCVLQCLQLAGLHESLALYPEFAPRFSRGLRGELSYNLGAGGISAEVDTSSLSGDNTLMSTLEEKETDGEQGHTVSPAPADEPSSPLLSPGCTSSSSAAKLLSPRRTVPRPRLGGRGRPSRPGVLKPEAGPSAHPRTLDGLRLPSVPWNVPPDLSPRVVDGIEDGCGSDQHKFSFRVGQSGPECSSSPSPGTESGLLTVPLGPSEARSTDTLDKLRQAVMELSEQVLQMREGLQSLRQAVHLILVPQGEGQCPQVSGEGPCPATASGLLQPLRVDTGASSYCLQPPSGSVLSGTWPHPRPGHPPPLMAPWPWGPPASQSSPWPRATALWTSTSDSEPPGSGDLCSEPSTPASPPPEEEARTGTPAPVSQAEATSTGEPPPGSGSRALPWDPHSLEMVLIGCHGPGTVQWTQEEGTGV, translated from the exons ATGCAACGGGGCTGTGCCTGCTCCTTCCTCTATGGGCCAGACACCAGTGAGCTGGTCCGTCAACAGATCCGCAAGGCCCTGGATGAACACAAGGAATTCAAAGCTGAACTGATCCTGTACCGGAAGAGCG GGCTTCCATTCTGGTGTCTCCTGGATGTGATTcctataaaaaatgaaaagggggaggTGGCCCTCTTCCTGGTCTCTCACAAGGACATCAGTGATACCAAGACCCGCGGAGGCCCCGACAACTGGAAGGAAAGAG GTGGTGGCCGGCGCCGATATGGTCGATCAGGAAGCAAAGGCTTTAATGCCAATCGGCGACGAAGCCGAGCCGTTCTCTATCACCTCTCTGGCCACCTGCAGAAGCAGCCTAAGGGCAAGCACAAGCTCAATAAG GGAGTGTTTGGAGAGAAGCCAAATTTGCCTGAATATAAAGTCGCTGCCATCCGGAAGTCGCCCTTCATCCTGCTGCACTGTGGGGCTCTGAGAGCCACCTGGGATGGCTTCATCCTGCTTGCCACACTCTACGTGGCCGTCACTGTGCCCTACAgcgtgtgtgtgagcacagcGCGGGAGCCCAGCGCTGCCCGTGGCCCACCTAGTGTCTGTGACCTGGCCGTGGAGGTTCTCTTCATCCTTG ATATTGTGCTGAATTTTCGTACCACATTTGTGTCCAAGTCAGGCCAGGTGGTATTTGCCCCAAAGTCCATTTGCCTCCACTATGTCACCACCTGGTTCCTGCTAGACGTCATAGCGGCGCTGCCCTTTGACCTACTGCACGCCTTCAAGGTCAACGTG TATGTTGGGGCTCACCTGCTGAAGACCGTGAGGCTGCTGCGCTTGCTGCGCCTGCTGCCGAGACTGGACCGCTACTCACAGTACAGCGCGGTTGTGCTCACCTTGCTCATGGCTGTCTTCGCGCTGCTCGCCCATTGGGTGGCCTGTGTCTGGTTCTACATCGGCCAACAGGAGATTGAGAGCAGCGAATCCGAGCTGCCTGAGATCG gctGGCTACAGGAGCTGGCGCGCAGGCTGGAGACCCCCTACTATCTGGTGAGCCGAACTGCAGATGAAGGGAACAGCTCAGGTCAGAACGCAAACTGTAGCAGCGGCAGCAGCGGCGAAGCCAATGGCACCGGGCTGGAGCTTCTGGGCGGCCCCTCCCTACGCAGCGCCTACATCACCTCCTTGTACTTCGCACTCAGCAGCCTCACCAGCGTGGGCTTTGGCAATGTGTCCGCTAACACGGACACTGAGAAGATATTCTCTATCTGCACCATGCTCATTGGAG CTCTCATGCATGCAGTGGTGTTTGGGAATGTGACGGCCATCATCCAGCGCATGTATGCTCGCCGCTTTCTGTACCACAGCCGCACCCGTGACCTGCGAGACTACATCCGCATCCACCGTATCCCCAAGCCCCTCAAACAGCGTATGCTTGAGTACTTCCAAGCCACCTGGGCTGTGAACAATGGCATCGACACCACTGAG CTGCTGCAGAGCCTCCCGGACGAGCTTCGAGCAGACATTGCCATGCACCTGCACAAGGAGGTCCTGCAGCTGCCGCTGTTTGAGGCAGCGAGCCGCGGCTGCCTGCGGGCGCTGTCCCTGGCACTGAGACCCGCCTTCTGCACACCCGGCGAGTACCTCATTCACCAAGGTGATGCTCTCCAGGCCCTCTACTTTGTCTGCTCGGGTTCCATGGAGGTCCTCAAAGGTGGCACCGTGCTCGCCATTCTAG GGAAGGGTGATCTGATCGGCTGTGAACTACCCCAGCGGGAGCAGGTAGTGAAGGCCAATGCGGATGTGAAGGGGCTGACATACTGTGTCCTGCAGTGTCTGCAGCTGGCTGGGCTGCATGAAAGCCTGGCCCTGTACCCTGAGTTCGCCCCACGCTTTAGCCGTGGCCTCCGCGGGGAGCTCAGCTACAATCTGGGGGCTGGAGGTATCTCTGCCGAG GTAGATACCAGCTCCCTGAGTGGTGACAATACCCTCATGTCCACCCTGGAGGAGAAGGAGACAGACGGGGAACAGGGACACACAGTCTCACCGGCCCCAGCAGACGAGCCCTCGAGTCCTCTGCTGTCACCTGGCtgcacctcctcctcctcagctgcCAAACTGCTGTCCCCACGTCGAACTGTACCCCGACCACGTCTAGGAGGCAGAGGGCGGCCAAGTAGGCCAGGGGTTTTGAAGCCCGAGGCTGGCCCCTCTGCTCATCCAAGGACCCTAGATGGGCTGCGGTTGCCCTCCGTGCCATGGAATGTACCCCCAGACCTGAGTCCCAG GGTCGTAGATGGCATTGAGGATGGCTGTGGCTCTGACCAGCACAAGTTCTCTTTCCGAGTGGGTCAGTCTGGCCCAGAATGTAGCAGCAGCCCCTCTCCAGGAACAG AGAGTGGCCTGCTCACCGTCCCCTTGGGGCCCAGTGAGGCAAGGAGCACAGACACACTGGACAAGCTGCGGCAGGCG GTGATGGAGCTGTCAGAGCAGGTGCTGCAGATGCGAGAGGGACTGCAGTCACTTCGCCAGGCTGTGCACCTCATCCTGGTGCCCCAAGGGGAAGGCCAGTGTCCCCAGGTATCAGGGGAGGGGCCGTGCCCAGCCACTGCCTCTGGGCTGCTACAGCCCCTGCGTGTGGACACTGGGGCATCCTCCTATTGCCTGCAGCCCCCATCAGGCTCTGTCTTGAGTGGGACCTGGCCTCACCCTCGTCCAGGGCACCCCCCTCCCCTCATGGCACCCTGGCCCTGGGGCCCCCCAGCATCTCAGAGCTCCCCTTGGCCTCGAGCCACAGCTTTATGGACCTCCACCTCAGACTCAGAGCCCCCTGGCTCTGGAGACCTCTGCTCGGAGCCAAGCACCCCAGCATCACCCCCTCCTGAGGAAGAGGCTAGGACTGGGACCCCAGCACCTGTGAGCCAGGCTGAGGCTACCAGTACTGGAGAGCCCCCTCCTGGGTCAGGGAGCCGGGCCTTGCCCTGGGATCCCCACAGCCTGGAGATGGTGCTCATTGGCTGCCACGGTCCTGGCACAGTCCAGTGGACCCAGGAAGAAGGCACAGGGGTCTGA
- the Mcrs1 gene encoding microspherule protein 1 isoform X1, which produces MTGGTGRTAQRGRSGPDSQGLLDSSLMASGTASRSEDEESLAGQKRASSQALGTIPKRRSSSRFIKRKKFDDELVESSLAKSSTRVKGASGGESGRCSGSEPSSSEKKKVSKTPSTPVPPSPAPTPGLTKRVKKSKQPLQVTKDLGRWKPADDLLLINAVLQTNDLTSVHLGVKFSCRFTLREVQERWYALLYDPVISKLACQAMRQLHPEAIAAIQSKALFSKAEEQLLSKVGSTSQPTLETFQDLLHRHPDAFYLARTAKALQAHWQLMKQYYLLEDQTVQPLPKGDQVLNFSDAEDLIDDSKLKDMRDEVLEHELTVADRRQKREIRQLEQELHKWQVLVDSITGMSSPDFDNQTLAVLRGRMVRYLMRSREITLGRATKDNQIDVDLSLEGPAWKISRKQGVIKLKNNGDFFIANEGRRPIYIDGRPVLCGSKWRLSNNSVVEIASLRFVFLINQDLIALIRAEAAKIAPQ; this is translated from the exons ATGACAGGTGGCACCGGGAGAACTGCCCAGCGTGGAAGGTCTGGGCCAG atTCCCAGGGGCTGCTAGATTCATCTCTGATGGCATCAGGCACTGCCAGCCGTTCAGAGGATGAAGAGTCACTGGCAGGACAGAAGCGAGCCTCCTCCCAGGCCCTGGGTACTATCCCTAAACGGAGAAGCTCCTCCAG GTTCATCAAGAGGAAGAAATTTGATGATGAGCTGGTAGAGAGCAGCCTGGCCAAGTCTTCCACCCGGGTGAAGGGGGCCAGTGGAGGAGAGTCGGGCCGCTGCTCAGGGAGCGAGCCCTCCTCTAGTGAGAAGAAGAAG GTATCCAAGACCCCCAGCACACCTGTGCCACCCAGTCCTGCCCCAACCCCTGGACTCACTAAGCGTgtgaagaaaagcaaacagccacTTCAGGTGACGAAGGATCTGGGCCGCTGGAAGCCTGCAGACGACCTCCTACTCATCAATGCTGTGCTGCAG ACCAATGACCTGACATCCGTCCACCTGGGTGTGAAGTTCAGCTGTCGTTTCACCCTTCGGGAAGTTCAAGAGCGTTGGTACGCCCTGCTCTACGACCCTGTCATCTCCAA GCTGGCTTGCCAGGCCATGAGGCAATTGCACCCAGAAGCCATTGCAGCCATTCAGAGCAAGGCCCTGTTCAGCAAGGCTGAAGAGCAGTTGCTGAGCAAAGTAGGATCG ACCAGCCAGCCCACCTTGGAAACCTTCCAGGACTTGCTACACAGACACCCTGATGCCTTCTACCTGGCTCGTACTGCCAAGGCTCTGCAGGCCCACTGGCAGCTCATGAAACAGTATTACCTACTTGAGGACCAGACAG TGCAGCCACTGCCTAAGGGGGACCAAGTGCTAAACTTCTCTGATGCAGAGGACCTGATTGACGACAGTAAGCTCAA GGACATGCGAGACGAAGTCCTGGAGCATG AGCTGACAGTGGCTGACCGGCGGCAGAAACGAGAGATCcggcagctggagcaggaactgCATAAGTGGCAGGTGCTTGTGGACAGCATCACGG GCATGAGCTCTCCAGACTTTGACAACCAGACCCTGGCCGTGTTGCGGGGCCGCATGGTGCGATACCTAATGCGTTCTCGTGAG ATCACCCTGGGCAGAGCAACCAAGGACAACCAGATCGATGTGGACCTGTCTCTAGAAGGTCCAGCCTGGAAGATCTCCCGCAAGCAAG GTGTCATCAAGCTGAAAAACAATGGTGACTTCTTCATTGCCAATGAGGGCCGGCGGCCCATCTATATCGATGGCCGGCCTGTGCTGTGTGGTTCCAAGTGGAGGCTTAGCAACAACTCTGTGGTGGAG ATCGCCAGCCTGAGATTTGTCTTCCTCATCAACCAGGACCTCATTGCCCTCATCCGGGCCGAGGCTGCCAAGATCGCACCACAGTGA
- the Mcrs1 gene encoding microspherule protein 1 isoform X2, which translates to MDKDSQGLLDSSLMASGTASRSEDEESLAGQKRASSQALGTIPKRRSSSRFIKRKKFDDELVESSLAKSSTRVKGASGGESGRCSGSEPSSSEKKKVSKTPSTPVPPSPAPTPGLTKRVKKSKQPLQVTKDLGRWKPADDLLLINAVLQTNDLTSVHLGVKFSCRFTLREVQERWYALLYDPVISKLACQAMRQLHPEAIAAIQSKALFSKAEEQLLSKVGSTSQPTLETFQDLLHRHPDAFYLARTAKALQAHWQLMKQYYLLEDQTVQPLPKGDQVLNFSDAEDLIDDSKLKDMRDEVLEHELTVADRRQKREIRQLEQELHKWQVLVDSITGMSSPDFDNQTLAVLRGRMVRYLMRSREITLGRATKDNQIDVDLSLEGPAWKISRKQGVIKLKNNGDFFIANEGRRPIYIDGRPVLCGSKWRLSNNSVVEIASLRFVFLINQDLIALIRAEAAKIAPQ; encoded by the exons ATGGACAAAG atTCCCAGGGGCTGCTAGATTCATCTCTGATGGCATCAGGCACTGCCAGCCGTTCAGAGGATGAAGAGTCACTGGCAGGACAGAAGCGAGCCTCCTCCCAGGCCCTGGGTACTATCCCTAAACGGAGAAGCTCCTCCAG GTTCATCAAGAGGAAGAAATTTGATGATGAGCTGGTAGAGAGCAGCCTGGCCAAGTCTTCCACCCGGGTGAAGGGGGCCAGTGGAGGAGAGTCGGGCCGCTGCTCAGGGAGCGAGCCCTCCTCTAGTGAGAAGAAGAAG GTATCCAAGACCCCCAGCACACCTGTGCCACCCAGTCCTGCCCCAACCCCTGGACTCACTAAGCGTgtgaagaaaagcaaacagccacTTCAGGTGACGAAGGATCTGGGCCGCTGGAAGCCTGCAGACGACCTCCTACTCATCAATGCTGTGCTGCAG ACCAATGACCTGACATCCGTCCACCTGGGTGTGAAGTTCAGCTGTCGTTTCACCCTTCGGGAAGTTCAAGAGCGTTGGTACGCCCTGCTCTACGACCCTGTCATCTCCAA GCTGGCTTGCCAGGCCATGAGGCAATTGCACCCAGAAGCCATTGCAGCCATTCAGAGCAAGGCCCTGTTCAGCAAGGCTGAAGAGCAGTTGCTGAGCAAAGTAGGATCG ACCAGCCAGCCCACCTTGGAAACCTTCCAGGACTTGCTACACAGACACCCTGATGCCTTCTACCTGGCTCGTACTGCCAAGGCTCTGCAGGCCCACTGGCAGCTCATGAAACAGTATTACCTACTTGAGGACCAGACAG TGCAGCCACTGCCTAAGGGGGACCAAGTGCTAAACTTCTCTGATGCAGAGGACCTGATTGACGACAGTAAGCTCAA GGACATGCGAGACGAAGTCCTGGAGCATG AGCTGACAGTGGCTGACCGGCGGCAGAAACGAGAGATCcggcagctggagcaggaactgCATAAGTGGCAGGTGCTTGTGGACAGCATCACGG GCATGAGCTCTCCAGACTTTGACAACCAGACCCTGGCCGTGTTGCGGGGCCGCATGGTGCGATACCTAATGCGTTCTCGTGAG ATCACCCTGGGCAGAGCAACCAAGGACAACCAGATCGATGTGGACCTGTCTCTAGAAGGTCCAGCCTGGAAGATCTCCCGCAAGCAAG GTGTCATCAAGCTGAAAAACAATGGTGACTTCTTCATTGCCAATGAGGGCCGGCGGCCCATCTATATCGATGGCCGGCCTGTGCTGTGTGGTTCCAAGTGGAGGCTTAGCAACAACTCTGTGGTGGAG ATCGCCAGCCTGAGATTTGTCTTCCTCATCAACCAGGACCTCATTGCCCTCATCCGGGCCGAGGCTGCCAAGATCGCACCACAGTGA
- the Mcrs1 gene encoding microspherule protein 1 isoform X3 yields MRQLHPEAIAAIQSKALFSKAEEQLLSKVGSTSQPTLETFQDLLHRHPDAFYLARTAKALQAHWQLMKQYYLLEDQTVQPLPKGDQVLNFSDAEDLIDDSKLKDMRDEVLEHELTVADRRQKREIRQLEQELHKWQVLVDSITGMSSPDFDNQTLAVLRGRMVRYLMRSREITLGRATKDNQIDVDLSLEGPAWKISRKQGVIKLKNNGDFFIANEGRRPIYIDGRPVLCGSKWRLSNNSVVEIASLRFVFLINQDLIALIRAEAAKIAPQ; encoded by the exons ATGAGGCAATTGCACCCAGAAGCCATTGCAGCCATTCAGAGCAAGGCCCTGTTCAGCAAGGCTGAAGAGCAGTTGCTGAGCAAAGTAGGATCG ACCAGCCAGCCCACCTTGGAAACCTTCCAGGACTTGCTACACAGACACCCTGATGCCTTCTACCTGGCTCGTACTGCCAAGGCTCTGCAGGCCCACTGGCAGCTCATGAAACAGTATTACCTACTTGAGGACCAGACAG TGCAGCCACTGCCTAAGGGGGACCAAGTGCTAAACTTCTCTGATGCAGAGGACCTGATTGACGACAGTAAGCTCAA GGACATGCGAGACGAAGTCCTGGAGCATG AGCTGACAGTGGCTGACCGGCGGCAGAAACGAGAGATCcggcagctggagcaggaactgCATAAGTGGCAGGTGCTTGTGGACAGCATCACGG GCATGAGCTCTCCAGACTTTGACAACCAGACCCTGGCCGTGTTGCGGGGCCGCATGGTGCGATACCTAATGCGTTCTCGTGAG ATCACCCTGGGCAGAGCAACCAAGGACAACCAGATCGATGTGGACCTGTCTCTAGAAGGTCCAGCCTGGAAGATCTCCCGCAAGCAAG GTGTCATCAAGCTGAAAAACAATGGTGACTTCTTCATTGCCAATGAGGGCCGGCGGCCCATCTATATCGATGGCCGGCCTGTGCTGTGTGGTTCCAAGTGGAGGCTTAGCAACAACTCTGTGGTGGAG ATCGCCAGCCTGAGATTTGTCTTCCTCATCAACCAGGACCTCATTGCCCTCATCCGGGCCGAGGCTGCCAAGATCGCACCACAGTGA